A section of the Gasterosteus aculeatus chromosome 10, fGasAcu3.hap1.1, whole genome shotgun sequence genome encodes:
- the LOC120826348 gene encoding cell adhesion molecule CEACAM20 isoform X1 yields the protein MDLLASKPLVLLLCVVGCCAQSAVLPPGPIDAILGGNVTLKTIGGKLDFNFLIWNFNDGSKSINIVTASASGVKVGTAFTGRASLNATNGYLTIGPLTSEDSGDYAITINPSAGDTVTGEVQLRVLKPVSDVSIKSSLSEAIEHNSTVVLTCSAKGSFLQFSWLRGDVPIVDDGKRFTVKNGELSSNLTIKDVLRTDQVGPIYCTASNQLQLARSAPFNLTVYYGPDAVAISPLAPPYISSKANFSLSCSAVSSPSADFLWYRDQQEIGSGGPILTLGVINSLGFGKKTGNYTCKAQNKKTQRTVSSVAVAIAVIEPIPSAEVSGPAAILIAGNSTANISCRATAGSAASTTWLKDKQPLAASGRLLFSANISWLRIDPLQKEDNGEYTCRLENAVSSAEASYKMVVNYGPEQATVTGQKAVEVNGKVTLDCSAPSVPPAIFSWKFNNTLTDVKTARYLIDMALYKNTGTYTCEAYNAVTGKTTAQSHFLSVKEEGALDKGLSDGAIAGIVIAVLVALGAAIGLIMYCRQKVPVESPY from the exons GCTGCTGTGCGCAAAGCGCCGTCCTGCCGCCGGGTCCGATCGACGCGATTTTGGGGGGAAACGTGACTTTAAAGACCATCGGCGGGAAACTGGACTTCAACTTCCTCATCTGGAACTTCAATGACGGATCCAAATCGATCAACATCGTCACCGCGAGCGCGTCGGGCGTGAAGGTGGGCACCGCCTTCACCGGGCGGGCGAGCCTGAACGCGACCAACGGGTACCTGACCATCGGGCCGCTGACGTCAGAGGACAGCGGGGACTACGCCATCACCATCAACCCTTCGGCGGGCGACACCGTGACCGGAGAAGTCCAACTTCGAGTTCTGA AGCCGGTGTCCGACGTCTCCATCAAGTCCAGCCTGTCGGAGGCCATCGAGCACAACAGCACGGTGGTCCTGACCTGCTCCGCCAAAGGCTCCTTCCTCCAGTTCAGCTGGCTCAGGGGAGACGTGCCCATCGTGGACGACGGCAAGCGCTTCACCGTGAAAAAT GGTGAACTGTCCAGTAATTTGACCATCAAAGACGTCCTCAGGACCGACCAGGTGGGTCCCATCTACTGCACGGCCAGTAACCAGCTGCAGCTGGCGAGGAGCGCCCCCTTTAACCTCACTGTCTACT ACGGACCGGACGCAGTCGCCATCAGTCCTCTGGCCCCTCCCTACATCAGCTCCAAGGCCAACTTCAGCCTGTCGTGTTCGGCCGTCTCCAGCCCGTCCGCAGATTTCCTGTGGTACCGGGACCAGCAGGAGATCGGGTCTGGGGGTCCCATCCTGACTCTGGGGGTCATAAACTCTCTGGGGTTTGGGAAAAAAACGGGTAACTACACGTGTAAGGCCCAGAACAAGAAGACCCAGCGCACCGTCTCCTCGGTGGCCGTCGCCATCGCTGTGATCG AGCCCATCCCTAGTGCTGAGGTCAGCGGTCCGGCCGCCATCCTCATCGCCGGCAACAGCACCGCCAACATCAGCTGCCGGGCGACGGCCGGCAGCGCGGCGAGCACCACGTGGCTGAAGGACAAGCAGCCTCTGGCCGCCAGCGGCCGCCTGCTGTTCTCCGCCAACATTAGCTGGTTGAGGATCGACCCGCTGCAGAAGGAGGACAACGGGGAGTACACGTGCCGGCTGGAGAACGCCGTCAGCAGCGCCGAAGCCTCCTACAAGATGGTGGTCAACT ACGGTCCGGAGCAGGCGACCGTCACGGGCCAGAAGGCCGTCGAGGTCAACGGCAAAGTGACGCTGGACTGCTccgccccctccgtcccccccgccATCTTCTCCTGGAAGTTTAACAACACGCTGACCGACGTCAAGACGGCCCGATACCTGATCGACATGGCGCTCTACAAGAACACCGGCACGTACACGTGTGAGGCTTACAACGCCGTCACCGGAAAGACCACCGCGCAGAGCCACTTCCTGTCCGTCAAAG AGGAAGGCGCACTGGATAAAGGTCTCTCAGACGGAGCCATTGCTGGAATCGTCATCGCCGTCCTCGTGGCCCTCGGCGCCGCCATCGGCCTGATCATGTACTGCAGACAGAAAGTCCC
- the LOC120826348 gene encoding cell adhesion molecule CEACAM20 isoform X2 gives MDLLASKPLVLLLCVVGCCAQSAVLPPGPIDAILGGNVTLKTIGGKLDFNFLIWNFNDGSKSINIVTASASGVKVGTAFTGRASLNATNGYLTIGPLTSEDSGDYAITINPSAGDTVTGEVQLRVLKPVSDVSIKSSLSEAIEHNSTVVLTCSAKGSFLQFSWLRGDVPIVDDGKRFTVKNGELSSNLTIKDVLRTDQVGPIYCTASNQLQLARSAPFNLTVYYGPDAVAISPLAPPYISSKANFSLSCSAVSSPSADFLWYRDQQEIGSGGPILTLGVINSLGFGKKTGNYTCKAQNKKTQRTVSSVAVAIAVIEPIPSAEVSGPAAILIAGNSTANISCRATAGSAASTTWLKDKQPLAASGRLLFSANISWLRIDPLQKEDNGEYTCRLENAVSSAEASYKMVVNYGPEQATVTGQKAVEVNGKVTLDCSAPSVPPAIFSWKFNNTLTDVKTARYLIDMALYKNTGTYTCEAYNAVTGKTTAQSHFLSVKEEGALDKGLSDGAIAGIVIAVLVALGAAIGLIMYCRQKVPRYRPKTSDYYLLP, from the exons GCTGCTGTGCGCAAAGCGCCGTCCTGCCGCCGGGTCCGATCGACGCGATTTTGGGGGGAAACGTGACTTTAAAGACCATCGGCGGGAAACTGGACTTCAACTTCCTCATCTGGAACTTCAATGACGGATCCAAATCGATCAACATCGTCACCGCGAGCGCGTCGGGCGTGAAGGTGGGCACCGCCTTCACCGGGCGGGCGAGCCTGAACGCGACCAACGGGTACCTGACCATCGGGCCGCTGACGTCAGAGGACAGCGGGGACTACGCCATCACCATCAACCCTTCGGCGGGCGACACCGTGACCGGAGAAGTCCAACTTCGAGTTCTGA AGCCGGTGTCCGACGTCTCCATCAAGTCCAGCCTGTCGGAGGCCATCGAGCACAACAGCACGGTGGTCCTGACCTGCTCCGCCAAAGGCTCCTTCCTCCAGTTCAGCTGGCTCAGGGGAGACGTGCCCATCGTGGACGACGGCAAGCGCTTCACCGTGAAAAAT GGTGAACTGTCCAGTAATTTGACCATCAAAGACGTCCTCAGGACCGACCAGGTGGGTCCCATCTACTGCACGGCCAGTAACCAGCTGCAGCTGGCGAGGAGCGCCCCCTTTAACCTCACTGTCTACT ACGGACCGGACGCAGTCGCCATCAGTCCTCTGGCCCCTCCCTACATCAGCTCCAAGGCCAACTTCAGCCTGTCGTGTTCGGCCGTCTCCAGCCCGTCCGCAGATTTCCTGTGGTACCGGGACCAGCAGGAGATCGGGTCTGGGGGTCCCATCCTGACTCTGGGGGTCATAAACTCTCTGGGGTTTGGGAAAAAAACGGGTAACTACACGTGTAAGGCCCAGAACAAGAAGACCCAGCGCACCGTCTCCTCGGTGGCCGTCGCCATCGCTGTGATCG AGCCCATCCCTAGTGCTGAGGTCAGCGGTCCGGCCGCCATCCTCATCGCCGGCAACAGCACCGCCAACATCAGCTGCCGGGCGACGGCCGGCAGCGCGGCGAGCACCACGTGGCTGAAGGACAAGCAGCCTCTGGCCGCCAGCGGCCGCCTGCTGTTCTCCGCCAACATTAGCTGGTTGAGGATCGACCCGCTGCAGAAGGAGGACAACGGGGAGTACACGTGCCGGCTGGAGAACGCCGTCAGCAGCGCCGAAGCCTCCTACAAGATGGTGGTCAACT ACGGTCCGGAGCAGGCGACCGTCACGGGCCAGAAGGCCGTCGAGGTCAACGGCAAAGTGACGCTGGACTGCTccgccccctccgtcccccccgccATCTTCTCCTGGAAGTTTAACAACACGCTGACCGACGTCAAGACGGCCCGATACCTGATCGACATGGCGCTCTACAAGAACACCGGCACGTACACGTGTGAGGCTTACAACGCCGTCACCGGAAAGACCACCGCGCAGAGCCACTTCCTGTCCGTCAAAG AGGAAGGCGCACTGGATAAAGGTCTCTCAGACGGAGCCATTGCTGGAATCGTCATCGCCGTCCTCGTGGCCCTCGGCGCCGCCATCGGCCTGATCATGTACTGCAGACAGAAAGTCCC